In Vanacampus margaritifer isolate UIUO_Vmar chromosome 6, RoL_Vmar_1.0, whole genome shotgun sequence, the DNA window CGTAATCTTGATCCCGCTCCGCGTTTAAGGGCTGGCGGGCTTGGTGAGCGACCGACGGGGCTTCTGGGTGTAAGTAAAGGGGGAAGCGACTCAGTGGGGCTCCGGGACGGCGGCGCAGCAGAGAGACCCGAGAAGAGCGAGGGAAGCTGGGGGACTGGACACCCAGGAAGCGGCCCAGACCTCCCAACAGCGGGGTGGAGTAGTTGGCTTCCTCATTTTCTTTAATCTGCTCCAAGTTGGACTGAAACTCCATCTCCTCTTTAGGAACACTGGAGAGTACAAAAAATCAGCaaacattctaaaaacagttgggtcaaaaaaggaaccaaaaaggtcaaataaataacctaaaaaataacccaattttgggggatggtctacccaactttttgggttattcatttaaaccAAAATATTGCATCCAGTGAATAACCcacaataattttttgtgaacagttgggttaaaaaaaaataacccaatttgggtcacaAATGGAACGATctcactacttgggtcaaatgGACCCAATTTTCggcattttaaaatacaaacaatctTCCCCAAAATATGTCGTTttacacaacccccccccccccccccaaaaaaaaggtcaaatttacCCGCGTACTCTTTTGGTCCAGTTTTGACCCGAACTAAGTTATTTTGGACCCAACTGTATTTGTTGAGTTTGTTCATTTTGACAACCAAAAATGGCTACATAAAATGTCAGCCTCCTTGCTTGGGAAGTCCCCACTCGTCTAAAAACGGCACTCtgattaatgttgtgtttgtgaaatatgaattaagccgcaccgatttttattcatctcagtgggcggccattttgtcacttgctatcgactgaaaatgacatcgcagatGCTCATGGCTCGGgtcaatcacggctcagcttacGAATGCCACATGACCGAActcagacaacaggtgagccgtgattggtcgttgcctgagcccagagcaacgatgatgtcatttcctgtcgacagcaagtggtaaaatggccgcttcctgagatggataaaaacaagtggattttgctcctttattcattttccacaagcgcaatattaatcagattgtcatgtttagactagtggggtcacATTGTACATTATTGCGAAGAACATTTTTTGATTTAACTTCCACTTTTGGCATACCTGATATCCAGAGCGGAACCCATGAATGATGGTTTGCAGTGATCAGCGCTGGCGGTAGTGTAGGGAGGCCGAGGCTCAGACTCATTCCAGTACATGTCCTTCTCAACCAGAGGGAGGCTGTCATACATCTCATCCACGGACAACAAAGATACCTGAAACACGATGAAATACATCTAGTACTGACTCCGTGCTAACTCAaatcagtgtttcccaaacGCTTTTCAGCCAAGGTGTAAATTTCACATTACACTGGATCAACCACCAAGTGAAAAACGGATTATTTCCCCATCAAAACCTGTAAATTGCGGTCAACGAGCCAGTTTGTTTCAAAGTCGTCATCGTCTTCGCCAAAAGGATTGATGAGTTGCTCAGCCACCTGGAAGCAAAACCTCATCAGACCCGGACCAGGCGTCAAACGGACTGAATCATGTAATCTGTAGCGTCAGACCTTCAACCAACCCACGTAGAAGAAAAACTGCAGCAGCGTGAAGACGGGCAGATAGAAGTCCAGGTCGTGACCAGGATAGCCTTGAGCCGGATCCAAGAACTGACGACCAATCAGGCAAGCCAGGAAGAAGCTGTAGACCGCCACTGTTGCCACCTAAGCGTCATACACAGACCTTATGTCAGCTCTTGAACCTTTTCGACCGCTGTGTACATttctattaggggtgggaatctttgaatgtctcacgatttgattcgattcagaatcgattttcgattaagaacaatttttgattcaaaatgatttgattgacaatgatctTTGCTTCAATCtttagatgtgcaaggaatagtaatgatctactccagtctgacttgctaatgctaattagcgcgctactcacaggcactttcatcactcaaaagaagggctccacgctgaaaaaaacctaacttttattggaataacttgatcgtgactttttccttctactctaatgtggctacaacttaacagtgtattagaccgcatggaaccacactgcccctcagtggccaaactgggtacaacatgaacagcgctcccaataaaggcacacacagacaaagacaagacagtataaaataattgaaataaaattgattttgggacatttaaaatcgattctgaatcgtactaaatgagaatagattttttggcacacccctaatttctatgtcacataaatgtaaaaacgcTTCCAGGGTCTGAAATTGAAGCTTAACTGTTTTGTGCCTGACACCTTATATTGCACATGTAAAACCGAAACAGAACCTGAGTATACACGAGAGGCAGGCTGATCCAGTCATATCCATACAGCTTCATGCACTTTGCACGCAAACTGTTCAACTCCTATAAAGTGAAAAACATAACACATGGTTAATAAGTATTTTCTAAGCTTTTCGTGCCCACAGTCTggaccaggggtcagcaacctttacagTCAagagagccattttaggccaaataaataatcaaaaatctGAAATGGTGTTTAGTGTTAatttaatgtactgagggcccaagagctgaTTACagagctgcaccacaacacaaaaaatgtgCTGCATCTAATacagagattcattttcttctaccttttggattttttggggggtaatttttcatactttgtttttcatacatttttagacttttctgcctttctgtcaaatttcgtgacatttttggcaattttatggacattttatggtcatatTATGCCTCTTCGTCAttttttggacatgttatggttatttgatttatttaacttttttttcagccttttttttttgccataattttttttgatatttttggcaattttgtagacattttatgtCAATATTCGggactacttttgttttctggcattttgtagttaatttttaaacatttttcttttctgttttttttttttaatcacttgtctgactttttgggcaatttcaaaggcatttcatggtaattttctgcctttcttcttttgttactTTTCGAACAATTTCTTTTATACCCTTTTAGTAGAactcttttgacatttttggcaatttcatggaaattttattgtaattttctgcATATCCTCTGccttttggggacatttttaggtaattttttaaaaactttctatcttttgtctctctttttatattttaatgttaattaaaaaaaaaaaaaagaagtctaaatcattaattcatttaaagaatattttatctaaaaaaaaaaaaatacatatgtaaaaaaaaaaaagaaagaaaaagaaaaatttgactAATTTTCTTAGAAATCCACAGGGAGCCGCAGGAAAGGGACTAAAGCCACggggctccagagccgcaggttgcagacccctggtctGGACAAGCACATACTGTAAGAATGGCGGTGAGAGCCACGTCGTTGTTGATGCGACCCTCGGTGCGGGCCCGTAAAGCCAGACTGACAAACCACATGCAAGGAACCCAGAACTTGTTATGAGGGGAGGGCAAGTCCTCCAGGTGCCTCAGTTCTTCTGATGTCATCAAACCTGATGAGCAAGTAAAAATGCATGAAGACAGAAGATGACAAAACACACTATTAAATCTTGgatcaaacaaaagaaaaaaaaaatcatcccatTATATTCTAAAAGGCCAAAATCTCATCAAGACGTACCTGCCTGGACCAGGTGCTCCATGGTGGGGAACCTCTTATAGACGGCCGTGCTGACTGAACGGTAGATGAGCACGCCAGAGAGGTTGGCGTAGCGCATCAGAGTGCGCCGGGTCAACCTGGCGGCCTCGTCTGCTCCGCGCACGTGACCTCCCACTAATGACGCCAACCGGTCGGGCCAGGGGACATTTTCAAATTGACCCCACCAGCGGGATACCACCAAGGTCACATAGAAACCTGTAATGAAATGCGGAAGTTGGCACCCGCTTGGGATTGTTTACTTTGAAGTAGCATCAAGCTCAATGTAAACAATCACGAGCTAGCTGGCTGATTATTAGGTTTTTACATAGCTTAGTAAAATTTAATCCAAAAGGAAAATCAGCGGGACTCACCGAGAACAAAGGACACTGGGATGAGCTCTGCGTAGCGGTCACAGTACATGGACAGCTTCTCAAACAGCCTCTTCTGTTCAacatttaacacaaacctaACGTGGAAACACATTTAGACATCTTCTCATCAAGTAAAAATCAAAGTTAATATAGATAGTTTGAATGTCCAAATCAATCTTTAAGATGTGAAAATACCAACGTGGTGCGTGCAGGCACAAGGTAGACGCTAACCACATGAGTAGAAtgtgggcctgttctaaaaaatagctcaccaatgATGAGACATTgggatttcctaggaatgttgtgTTGAAGTGatcaatttaaaatgggaatatTGGTAGAGCTTTTGTATTTGTGACATTTACTTtttgcttatatatatatatatatatatatattttttttaggggggtaaTATTCTGGGGGGGAACttgcaaatttaaaatatacgacttcataaagtggcaaatttgaagaagaaaaaaaaactcgcatatttgtgagtttataaagtggcagattatttgcgagaaaataaataaggagatagtaattgcttgagcagaaggtccacaccctgaggatcaagcatttaacccctgggcgttattatagtttgattaaattcttgtaatttttgccaaaatctggcatttcctttgaagtgtgataacttagtcatttatgaatatttttttcactttcaaccgcttttttttaatgccctctatggacaataatagcagtattatgctaacagcaaaattaactatgctatttatatatatgtaaaataaaggtctaatttgaatatttcatatgacatatttagaggcttgaataagtccataagtcataacaatagaattgttttatgcatgcccagtttttcacaatggcatttttctgaatagcacaaaactcttgaaattttgccaaaatcaggtatttcctttgaagtgagataacttagtcatttatgaatatttttttcactttcaaccgctcaaaatgttcagtggcatcagacctatctacacatatatagttttaattttttaatttttttaattttttttaatgcccccctatggacaataatagcggtattattatatttatttattattatagcaagactaactatgctgtatatatatatataaaataaaagactcatttgaatatttcatatgacatatttagaggcttgaataagtccataagtcataacaataaaaaaaaattctgcatgcccagttttcacacaatggcagttttccgaatagcacaaaactcttgtaattttgccaaaatcgggcatttcctttgaagtgagataacttagtcatttatgaatatttttttcactttcaaccgctcaaaatattcagtggcatcagacctatctacacatatatagttgttgtttttttaatgccccctatggacaacaatagcagtattatgctaatagcaagactaactatgctgtatatatatatataaaataaaagaataatttgaatatttcatatgacatagttagaggcccAAATAAGTCCATAGGTCAtatcataacaatagaatttttttatgcatgcattttgtattcatttattagcctttggcgccacctagtgggttttttgtgttaacactcacaaattcctctatttttctgtttatgactcgtcaaagaagcgattgcatcagtaatcacggaaaatgcattataacacatcaggtttacagcatatcaaaaactgtgatttataatgggagtcaatgagccaaaatcgggcattattacaacaatttCGTGTCAATCTCTCCcgcctgtttggtaataattataaattacagcatggcgccaatttgaacttctacatttttaaacaatcctggtaaaatgtcaggtccctagtgtatttttttcaaatgctttttctttgatgaaaaacagaaaaacataaaaaagccagaaaatggacaaataacgcccaggggttttaagagaatttgttaaaatgtatatatccttgtacatttatgtttccagaattattatttacacattcatacattttggtattttttttgtacaagtagctaaattgaagtgttgaatctgctgctctccgtcatacACTTGTATtcacctaaagtatgctagcttctgattggttagtgttagacagctgataggggatcaggaagtgttatCGCTCTAGCTACCATGTATGATGAGTAACGTTTAAactaagaatgaatccgtctccatcctgctttttcattttatatacagtgtcccatcaaccaccaacgaatcctcacattagactattaCTACAGGATactacgtgtatttgtcgtaagtttctgagtttttgtcttgcaaatttgccacttcacaaagacgcaaatctgccacttttataaagttttttttttttaccccgcctctgaaaaaaaaaaaattattgttttaaaatgtcatgCTACGTTAAACTTTTTGCACAGTACAGCACACACAATACACTAAAAATACAGATGTCACCTGTTGAATAACGAATCATGATTACAATGATCTAAATAATGGTgattatcattttatttatcagtACCCAAGACTCTCAGCGTCAAAAAGATTGGTGACCCCTGTACTAATCTATAAGGATGATGATTATACCAATTAGGAGaagggaggattttttttttgtggtacctATAAACAACGCTGAAGAAGTAGTAGAGCAGGGTGAAGATGATGAGCTCCCTGTAGAGGAGCTTATAGATGCTGCCCTTCCAGCGCAGGAGCAGGTGGAAGAAAGTGCCGAGGCCTGCGTCCGCCACCCTGCGGGAGTAGGTCACTGTCATTGCCGCTGACGCTTCTTCTTAAAGGCCGACTTCCTCGTTCTGCATTGGCCTGACATGAAGGAAAACTCTGTTGCCTCGTCAGATCGCAGAATCAGCAATCGGCTTGCTTAGTCTGCGGTCtaccaacaaaaaacacagactTTAACAAAGCCATGTAGCAAACTTTGAAGTCATCTAATAATGATTCGGTGTAGCCAATTCTGGTGTGCCATTTCAAAGACGACTGTTAGTCACCCGCTAATGTTTCGCCATGGCTGCAGGTCCGGAGTGGAGGAGGTGCACGGTCGGAATGTTGGAGAAAGAGAAGCGGGACCAGAAAAAGGAGAGTGGAGCTTCTACACCTCCGGTCACTTGATGTCTTAAGCTGTTTTGAGCAACAAAGCTGCATTGTGAGCTCTCGCAGGCTCCATTAATCTCGACAAATCACACACAGCCGCAACAACCGGTTGCTTAGATACATATATCACTTTAGGAACGCAATTTAGAACTCTCGGGTGCTCTCGAAGGGGGAAATCCGTCTTTTATGAGTTTTTGTTTGAATGGAaatcattattataaaaaaGCGGCAGCATGTTGAGCCCTCTAACGGAAGAAATGTGCACAGTGAGGGTAGTCGTGGGCCAGGAGGTGTTAGTGATTATTAACCCTTGCTGTCTAACCAGAAAAGCAGCGGCAAGGGCGAAGTGCGGGCAGAGTTCAATCGTCTAAACTCTTTACGCTGATCTATCACGTTTGGTTTACATTTGAAGCAACTGGACAGTTGGTTCCGTCTACTTTGGTGAGTGTGACTTATTTGATATTATTAAAACTGCATATGCTTCATACTGGATTGACCTCAGTTAGCACTGAACAGTTACTTTACTCCAATGGTGAACactttgaatgcttttattgtgTGCTGCTGTGAGGTGTGGTGgcacttttgaaaacatttaaaggctattcatatactgtatagtgtAAGCATTACTTGTATGAAGGATATTGTAAATCCCTTCTCTCTTTTCAGGGGCCACCGACAAGCTCTGTTGCTTCCACAAGAGTAAACACAAACCAAATTGCTTCTTTTGAGTGACATGGATGCTTTCGAGGGAATTCACAGTGTTCGGATTTCCTCCTCTCCGCCGCCTGCAACCTCCTCCAGTCGGGCCTACGAAGTTGTGAAGGCAGGCAGGTCGGGAATAGCGGTGTATTCCTCTGCAGTGTTCTTTGGGACGCCATCCGTGGCTAAGGATAAGGGCTGCGTGGTAGGAAGGTACACCATCCTGAATCCTGATCAACCTGAGGGCAAATaatctattatatatataatatatcatctatctatttatgtattcatttatttaacataGAAGAATCATACAAATACCAGTCAATCCAATTTACATAAAtcccatattaactcattcactgcccttgactgctatagacgtaaaaaaaatcattttaactatttctattagtttaaaaatgtttacatttttgtgaacaagagtatgaaaacctagattttctttattgtacatttacaacagatataaaatttgtgattaatcgtgagttaactattgaaatcatgcgattaattacgattaaaatgttaatcgcctgatgctccaaattttttatctttattttttattttttttaattcattctctgccattgacaggtataaatgtcaaaaattcatttgacctgtttctattagtttaacatctttttccacttttgtgaacaagagtatgaaaacctagaatgtttttattgtacatgtagaacagatatcaaatttgggattacaaattctaatcgcctgacgcccctaatttataataattttttaaaagcttttcttttatttcaaaaacaaaaaagaagaaaagattattgaaaattaggggcgttaggttattaaaattaattgtaactaatcgcgtgacttcactcgttaactcacaataaaaataaaataaaaaaagaatataaaaaatttgaaataaaataaataaaataaataaaaatacaatttataaactgggggacaacaacaacaacaaacaataacaTTCAGGTAGCTCCAAGAGGTaggctatattttttttaaaataattctaCATGGGTATTAATGatcaaattacatttattgttcgttacaaatttaagagacttaaaatgtacaagattttattttagcttCGCTTTAGCAGCTGGTGTGACGTATATTGTATCGGTCACGTGGACACATACCGGGACTCTAGCGTAGAGAGTGGCAAAAGAGTGGATGTGCAGTTACGTGACTTGGAAGACAGGCAGAAAGTGGGCAATGATCGAATGTTCGTCGCCTTGTTTCACGAATAAACTCAAAGGAGGAGTATTGGTGAACATTACGGCTGGGAAAAGTGCAAAATAAGCATCATGTGGTCACTGTTTTTTGCTGCATGCTGCGCCCGTGCTTGATGACGTCAGCGTCCGCATTCTTTTCCGTTGTGTGTGCGGCACTGATTTCAAACTCTCCGCTCGTCGTCTCATTTCGACAATTTAACAGCACGGACAGCCGGTGGACGCGGGCGGGGGACAAACTGAACTGGCGACTGGGTCTTCTGGACGCTGATAGGGTAAACGTGTCACTCTTTATTGAGGGGAACATATTAACAAAGTTGTAAAACGCCTGGCTAGCTTAAAGTTTGACGACTCGTTAGCGCGAGACTGGCTTTACATTTTAACGTCGTAATATTCAGCTATGGAATATTCAGTTGGccagaaatacaattgtttagAACTGCTcctttcattgttgtttttcaagTTTATAACCATACCATGCCAGTAAAGTTAACGTACGTTTTTCTGTTTAATGTTTATTACAACCAGATGTTTGAAGTCACGTGAGTTCACTAACCCTGACAGCACTCACactctgtattttatttaactctTGTAActtactaaaactaaaaattaaATGTACTGTTGGTATCTATCTGTGCAACAAAGTTGAGTTGATAAAGACCTACATGAAAACAGCATCATCGGACATCTCTTGCTGAGACTAATctagtgatatattttttttttcctgagacaaatattgaaaaaaattatgactcTTTAAAATCAGTGAAAATGCAACAATTTCTCGCTAACATTTTAATGCAAAGACAATAAGGGCCGAGATTTTAGCTACGAGTCTTGATTTTCAATACTGTACAACCTTTTAGTCCTATTTTCAAAAGGCAGATATCATTAGAAAGCTTACCAAACACAGTAAGatacaacaaataataataatgaactggTTAACTTAAAATAATGATAGAAAGCCAAGGGTTCAGGTTTTCAAAAATGGTAATAGTAAAGAGCCAAAGTTGCAAGTCTGGTCATGTGTGGTTTACTTTGTGCGGTTTAATTTGTCACTCAAGCatgtgcaaataaaaacaaacagcttgAGATAATGAACGTATACTTCGTAAATTGTTGCAATAGATAGAAAGGTAAGTTAAGTGGCATTTGTAgtttgtaaaattcattaagTGTAGGAAGTGACAGGAAAATTGTCAAAAGCTAGGGGAAATATGAGCCATCATGGCAGGTCAGAATAATGTCACAAGTCACCTGGCCTGCTGTGGGTCCAAAAATTGTCTACGGATTAACAAATGTACATCACTTTTGGCAGATGCATAGAAAAATATAAGGGCTATGTAGTacatacatgtttttaaaagtagatagtaaaagtaaaagccgtcataaaaaaaaatgtaaagagaCCAGAAAATACTTGGACCTGCTGAACCTTTGAGGTTGAATAACAATTTGAACTTGGCCACACCACTGAACAAAGAATACAACAGTAAGAGAGACAAGGCGTTAGAAAACTACTTATCATTGAGAAGAATGGCTTCAATTTGCTCTGGAACATAAAGCTTGGACCCTGCCGCGATGGGAAAAGGTCAAAAGTTCTGGGTGATGGAACCATTTAGATTGGGGGCTGATGTGATGCAGCCGTTATGTATAGCCTGAACTGCTTGGTTCAGTTGGCTACATTTAACAAAATTGCAGCATTAAATGAATGTCAACTGTGACTACCtgaatgaggatgatgatgagtaGATCGCAATTTAGGGCCTTAAGCCTGCATTATTCCTATTTAACAGATCAATtcacaaatggacaaaaaaataaatctgatggCATGgcataatttgaaacaataggcTACAAATGTGGGCCAAAATGAAGCGCAGCACAACATGTGACTTATTCTTCCTGCTTGGATGTGATAAAGTATCACTGAGgccaacaaagaaaaaaaaagaagaaaatgaaccCCAGCTGTCCGCGTGGCATATTTGTAGACAAAGCAGAGTGCTCATGACTGTGGCTCCTTGGTCTAGGGGCATGATTCTCGcttagggtgcgagaggtcccgggttcaaatcccggacgAGCCCATGAACTTATTTGTGGGGGCAGCAGTCGCTCGTCTGGAAGGACTTGTGTGTGATCTGGTTGTCTGAGTATCCTACTGTAATGATGGGAAATCTGATCTGTTTGAACATAAACATGATCGTTTATGTTTATGATCCCGTTTAGGTTGATAGATCTGGATCCCGAACCAGAGCCCAGATTGGAGGGAAGAGGCCAGGTTGGGCCCACAATGGAAATAGACCATGGCGTCCATTCCCGCCTGCGCAGCTCCTCGTTGGAAATCCGAGAGAAAGAAATTCGTGAAAAGGGCTCGGAGATCCTCAGCCAACAGTTAGATGCTGCAAAGAAGGTGCTGTCACTCAGtgcagtgaaaaaaaagtgcaagtgCCACAAGTGAACTTCTTTCTTCTCATCCTTTTCAGGAACTAAAACTAAAAGATAAGGAATGTGAGCGCCTATCGCAGATCAGGAATCAGCTAGAACAAGAACTGGAGGAGCTCACCGCCAGTCTGTTTGAGGTCAGCATCTCAAAGTTCCACTCTTTCGAACGGACGGACGCCagaaataaatgtatgtatgaaaCTGCCGGCTGACATGAATCGGAATTGTTTCCATATTCCCGACAGGAGGCTCACAGGATGGTGCGAGAGGCGAACGTCAAACAAGCAGGAGCAGAGAAACAACTGAAGGAGGCTCAGGGGAAGGTGTGTGATGTACTTTTTTGTTAAAGTGTTGCTGATGtttgatgtacagtatgtccCTTTCTcaggcttgtttttgtttggtaaaaaaataaaaataaaatattcgcATTGAAGCGTGCTTCTTTTCAGGAAAAAGCTCATTTATTCCACTTTTTGATGAGACGGGTATTTTTGGTGAAACCAACCTATGTTCTACTGATGATTATTAAAGAACAGAAAGCAGTTGaaacaagatttgttttttttctagtgaCAGTACAGACTGTACTTTTTTTGGGAAGGTTCAGTGTTTCTTATACctacttcctgaactcgatACCAcgccttcatttcctgtctttcatgattggaaaaactgattaatccaggtgtgtctggccattgtcgtcgtggttactgaggtctggcacacctggattaatcagcgtgtccaatcatgaaagacaggaaatgaaggagtggtaatGAGTTCAgaaagtagtggatttgtgcaaaaagCCCATTGTCACAGAATGAAATGTTCGGTGTGTCTTCAAAGATCAAGCAATATGCTCCAAAACGGTAGAAAATAGAAAGAGCTCggctttgaaaatggctggcagagAATGAATTGATACAGGGTTAAAT includes these proteins:
- the best1 gene encoding bestrophin-4 gives rise to the protein MTVTYSRRVADAGLGTFFHLLLRWKGSIYKLLYRELIIFTLLYYFFSVVYRFVLNVEQKRLFEKLSMYCDRYAELIPVSFVLGFYVTLVVSRWWGQFENVPWPDRLASLVGGHVRGADEAARLTRRTLMRYANLSGVLIYRSVSTAVYKRFPTMEHLVQAGLMTSEELRHLEDLPSPHNKFWVPCMWFVSLALRARTEGRINNDVALTAILTELNSLRAKCMKLYGYDWISLPLVYTQVATVAVYSFFLACLIGRQFLDPAQGYPGHDLDFYLPVFTLLQFFFYVGWLKVAEQLINPFGEDDDDFETNWLVDRNLQVSLLSVDEMYDSLPLVEKDMYWNESEPRPPYTTASADHCKPSFMGSALDISVPKEEMEFQSNLEQIKENEEANYSTPLLGGLGRFLGVQSPSFPRSSRVSLLRRRPGAPLSRFPLYLHPEAPSVAHQARQPLNAERDQDYAFSCLPLYERAGFYSCPQTPIDCIPPAVARPRPARRPQNEWDRSCTSLAPPTIGSQLLPPDTPSHIPPPSSAFPWLSEEGDAPAAPAFSFPDPPPELCPISKLRRGHGLLSRRPPPPCLTLEALPSADSQAGPPSARTTGSGGERVFSFIPPSRHGPANPNNPNSSSSSINVTSSNGAGTTGSLLNNANLSSFSDFAANVKASNGGLNTLTAPSSTPSQQEANQHNSPNDSGISLAEGDLLGVLVDGGGNKAATSRKQD